A window from Salvia miltiorrhiza cultivar Shanhuang (shh) chromosome 2, IMPLAD_Smil_shh, whole genome shotgun sequence encodes these proteins:
- the LOC131011247 gene encoding uncharacterized protein LOC131011247 produces the protein MVNLVAAQKPLLHGLMKMAGVIPHTVEIEPGTVMNIWVPRDTLKTKPKTTTKPVVVLVHGFAGEGIVTWQFQVGSLTKKYSVYVPDLLFFGGSFTDSPDRSPTFQAECLLKGLKKLGVERCTVVGFSYGGMVAFKMAELHPEMVDAMVISGSILAMTDSISNATLDELGFSSSSELLLPTSVKGCKALLKVAAYKNLWFPDRLHRDFLEVMFSNRKERAELLEGLVVSTKETNIPSFSQRIHLLWGEEDQIFKLELAQNMKEQLGDKATFEGIKKAGHLVHLERPCVYNTCLKNFLASMQVNEETTK, from the exons ATGGTGAACCTAGTAGCAGCTCAGAAGCCACTGCTACATGGGCTGATGAAGATGGCCGGCGTGATTCCTCACACCGTTGAAATCGAACCGGGCACCGTCATGAACATCTGGGTCCCTCGAGACACCCTCAAGACCAAACCCAAGACCACCACCAAACCAGTCGTGGTGCTCGTCCATGGCTTCGCCGGCGAGGGCATCGTCACCTGGCAATTTCag GTGGGATCTTTGACGAAGAAGTACTCCGTCTACGTGCCCGACCTCCTCTTCTTCGGTGGCTCCTTCACCGACAGCCCGGACAGGTCGCCGACGTTTCAGGCGGAGTGCCTGCTGAAGGGGCTGAAGAAGCTGGGTGTGGAGAGGTGCACGGTGGTGGGGTTCAGCTACGGCGGCATGGTGGCCTTCAAGATGGCGGAGCTCCACCCGGAGATGGTGGACGCTATGGTGATCTCAGGGTCGATACTGGCGATGACGGACTCCATAAGCAACGCCACGCTCGATGAGCTCGGCTTCTCATCGTCGTCCGAGCTTCTCCTGCCGACATCCGTCAAGGGATGCAAGGCGCTTCTCAAAGTCGCCGCCTACAAGAACCTCTGGTTCCCGGATCGCCTCCATAGAGACTTTCTCGAG GTGATGTTTAGCAACAGAAAGGAAAGGGCTGAGCTGCTGGAGGGCCTTGTGGTTAGCACCAAAGAAACAAACATCCCTAGTTTTTCTCAG AGAATACATCTGCTATGGGGAGAGGAGGATCAAATATTTAAGTTAGAACTAGCTCAAAACATGAAAGA GCAGCTAGGAGACAAGGCCACATTTGAAGGCATAAAGAAAGCAGGTCACTTGGTTCACTTGGAACGACCGTGTGTCTACAATACTTGTCTCAAGAACTTTCTTGCTTCCATGCAAGTAAATGAAGAAACTACCAAATAA